DNA sequence from the Anser cygnoides isolate HZ-2024a breed goose chromosome 7, Taihu_goose_T2T_genome, whole genome shotgun sequence genome:
AGGCATTAACCCCCCAATGAGATCTTTCTGTCATCGGCTTCTGgaagcccctgcagcagcaggcctgCGATCTGTCAGCGCGTCCGTGTGGGGCTCCGGGTACGGCTCTGGCCTGAGTGCTTGCCAGCATTCAGTGTGGGAGAGGGGGCACAGAGGGCATTTTATTCTCCTGTGTGTTGCACAGTGTACCCGGTTAATGGGGAAAGAGCAAGTTTGGAGTAGGACAAGCTGCTGAAGATATTACGTCTTTGCAGTTAGGTCAGTCTCTGAACACAGGAGTTTCCATCACAGCTGTTCTAGCAAAGTAAAGCGTGAGCTCCAGCTCTACCCCAGCAAAGACTTGAATTTATACATTAATTCCCTGTCGACTCAATATTCAAGAGCTGGCTCTTGAGCCAGCTTCAGGCCTGGACAGAAATGAACTACCCTTTAGACGAGTTATTTCCAAACTTCAGAGCCCCAGCGACCATTCAGCTTTTCCCAGGAACAGGAATAACCTGACCTTGAAACTGTGTTCTGCTCCCACCCCATGTATCAGAGGTGGTGTGGCTTACCTTACAGTTTTCATTGTATGCACAAACGCAAGCACGTGCTTTAATCTAAAGCTTTCTGAAACACTGGAAGCTCACAAACTGTTAGTCATCCTTACCTACAGACTACACGGGAATCATTTCAGAATTTCACTGCTGTGAAAAGAAACCTTAAACATCAACTGCCATGATTTGCTGCTCACAACAGTTTCAGGGGAGATTTTCTAACTCAGACGTGTCCTGACCTGAGGCAGACAACAGAACCTTGACTGAGGTATTTGGACAGGCCTAGCTACAAGATGCAGTTTAGGTGCCTTCCTTACCTCACTCAGCCTACAGCATTCATCCATGTATTCATCCAGACTGTCACTTGTGGGGTACTTCTTCAGCGGATGCCCAGGGATCTGAAGGTCTTGCATGCTGCCAAAGGTCTCTGGGTAATTGTCAGCAATTGTCTTTGGCTCTTCTACAGGATCTGGGGTGGGAAGAGTGCTTTCCCTGGGTAGGTCCATCTCTGGTGCAGGTTCCTTTTCCAGAGATTGCCTTTCGCTCTGGTCAAAATGTTCATCAGGATCTTCTCCTTCCTGAGAGACACTGAAGTTGTCAAGGGGAGCTGTAGGAACCTGCACAGCATCAGACTCCTGGCTGTAGTACTCTGCTTGCTTTTCACTCTCTGGACCTTGGTGGCTGACTTTTCTGGCACGTTCTTTACATGTTCTCATTATCAGATGGTCAatttctggagaagaagaggtgCTAAGCACGCCCGAGTCGCAAAATGAGTCTCTGTTGTGAAGCACAAAGCTCTTCTCTGAACCTGTTGGCGTTGATGGAGAATTAGCCCCGCTTGGCAATTCCACCCCTGAGTCCTCAGATTCAAATTTGGATAATCTGTGAAGTTGGCACTTGGACTCGAAGGTGCTGAGGTCAGGCAGTGTGGCTACATAGTCTGTGCCTGCCGGGGCATCTGCACAGTCTGGGTCTGCTGGCGGGACCGCAACATTGGGGCTTCCCTGGCAGTCCTGGGGGAGGCTGGCACCGGGGAGATGCGGCTCTTCGGTGCAGGCTGCATCAGTGGGAGCCTCTGGTGTTAGTGCTGGGTTCTGAATTCCTTCGTTGCTCAGTATCTTCATGTGTGTTAGCACTACTTTGTCCTCAGCAGGTGGGCTCTTCTTACCTgcataaaggaaaacaagtagAAAGTCACAAGGGGCTGCAAAGCTCAGTCTAATCTATACTGCGTTGCCTGAGGGATGTGAGATGGAAAGCTGTCTATATAGTAATGCAGTAGAAGGGGGCAGccctggtttgtttttcttaagctATATGAGACTTTCTTGTAGACTTACAGACTGCTGtaacagaagtgttttgtttcacaGACACTGTGTCCTTCAGGGGGGCCATAAATGCAGAGTTCAGATTTAGTAGGTAGGTAGGAAACAGTACAGGGAGTCACATGAATTTTAGTCATTACCTGAATGCAGACACAGAGAAGCACAAGATAAGACATTAATTTAAGGCTAAACTACTTCTTCTGATTAATTGTATTCtgaggcagaagcagaaaaaaaaaagtgcaaaactAAATGTGTATTTCTGGAGATTTGAGTGAATTTCGGGCTGCAACAAGTAATTTGCAAACTGTTTGGTCAGTAGTGCTCTGCACACATACAGGTGATGAAAAGCAAGTACTGATAGGAAAAGTAAATGAGGCATTGTAGATCTTTTTCAGTCCCTGCATGGCTTTATCTATGAAgtcatttctttaaatgaacTCTTACCTTCCTTGTAAAGAGAAAGGGTATGGGAGCAGCTTTGTTCATGAGTTTTTGCACGTGGGCAAAGATGACGCATTTCCACATCACAGATATTTCATGCAGTGATGTGGATGAAGTGTTGAACAGCTTCTGGATGAAAGGCTGACCTACATGAGCTGAATATCTGGCCCAGGTTTCCTCACTGTTTTTCTGGATCTAGCATTTCACAGAGCAGAATTCTGAGCCCTTATTACCATCTGACCCAGGGTACCTCGGAGGGCTACAATGCACACACACTTCAGGATATCTTACTTCCTACTTCATTTCCTTTCAATCCCCTCTCctactttccttcctttttgccTAGCATCaaacctgcagctgcttcagaaacTCACTCCTGGCAGCGTAACTGTCCCTGCGCAGGTAGAGAAGTCTGGAGCCCAGCTGGAAgggagctctgctctgtgcagcccTCCTTCACAGGAACCCagaaaaaatcctgtttctgaAACAACCCATTTTCCAGCCTTCCCTCCTCCAGCTTGCTTTCCGCAATGTCAGCAGACGAGAGAATTTTACTCATCAAGTCCAAGCTCGCTATTATATGAGTCATTTTCTACTTTACTTAAATATGCCTTCTATTTCATCTTAAGAATTTCTTGGAACACCACTGAAACATGCCCTTCACTGCTCATCGGCAGGCACAGATTTAATATTTCACACTGGATTTTCAAAAAGGCTGAGAGTGATAAAGAATCCTATctgatgggaattctttggggCTTTCTATGAGCGTGTAGTGCTTTTAGCCCCTTATAAAAGATCTTGTTTATCCAGTACAGACCTACACGCACCTCCTTTGACAGCATTCACAGGCATTTCTCCACTGCAAAGAGCCACATTTGAGTCAGTGCCGGACTGTCAGCAATGCAACACCAGTGCATTGCTGGGATGGGTGACAAGAGAAAGACATTGCCCATGGAAAAGCTACAGGAAAGCATCATCGGGAGCTGTCTGTGAAACAGGGCACTTCCTCTTGGGGTGAGCATGGTGGACCTTGAACTGAGGACAAGGAAGAGGGAGCCTGCTTCACAGCTTCATGCACAGTAAGAGGGGCCTTGGTGCAAGGTCCtggagggaggtggtggagctGAGTCGTTACTGATCGGGAGTGAAAAGCATCTCCCAGCTCAGCTGCCAGCTCCTCTTGGCAGCTGGAGGCAAAACGCTGTAcctgcttgaaaaataaaaggctagCAGGATCTTTGGATGGCATCACCACCCCTGATGgcacaacaaaaccaccaagagtcagaaggaaaacagttgtgcagcattttctttttaagagcaAATCATGCAGCTGTCATTCCTACCAGGAATGACTGAACGCAGTGGTAGTCTATTCCCACAGGATCTGATTGCCTTCACTTATTAATCATCCCATGCTCTCGTTTGATTGGAGATTCTCTCACTGTCTTTCAACCTgcccctttttttcttgcttaacCGGTTTTACCCTGGCctacacaaatatttctttgtctGAAATCAGGAAGCAGTGTAATAACATGAGGTCTTGCTGCTTACAGAAGGAGATGTCAGATGCTTTAATTCATATCTCTTATGAATACTGAAGCTGCAATGTGAACTGCAAAGTTTGGTggagatagaaaaaaataaaaaagagattaaCCCCCTGACCCTCATGAGAAGGTCCCCTCAATTCCACCAGCTCCAGAGCTGAGAAAGTTGTCCCCATCCCATGACCACTAGCAATATCAAATGgtttcaaaacaatttattgTTTATCTGTTGTAGGCTGCAAACCGTTGATCTTGTCACTGACAGGCCCTGTAACCACAGTGCttgatttatttctgatttatcCTCCCAGCCCCTTGTGATGATGCAAAATGTTATCATCTTCCATCACAAGTTTAGAATGGATGCAAAAGACAGCAGGATTTTGCAACACGTTCAGGCACCTGATCCTCATTCATTCAATGATACTTTCCCATGATCAGCAAGGTCATCCATGCTACTGCAGAGATATCAACTGTGATAAAGGCAGCAACCTGAAACTGGAGTTCTTGCTTCACCTCACATAAGTAATAGTCTCTTATTCCTCTTCATTAACTGGGTTATGGCCTCTAAACCATGGGCCTTCCATGATGCAGACTGTTTCTGCTACAGATCTTGAAAGAGGCAAACAACAATGCAAACAACAATGCTCAGCTCTTTGAAACGTGGTGCCAACAAACCCTAGAATGGTGCAATTAAAGTTCACCTGTgcagcttacaaaaaaaaaagttggcctGACCATCAGCTGCTATAAATTAGCTCTTTAGGTGGGGTCCTAACAACGTTGTGATAGTTACTGTGAGGTGAGAGATTTTAGTCTGCAAGTGTTTTGTCCAACAACACCCAAGGGGCCAGAGCAAAGCTGGGCAGGTGGCCTCCTGCTTGGCGCTGGATGGAGCATGCTGCGGGGGTAGCATTACAGGGCTGTGCGGCGGCTTCTGAAAGAAGGTGTGAAGCACTTCAGAGAGCTGAAGGGTGGCATTAAAGCTGGTAAGATGTATTTACTTGTGCTGGAGGCCAGCCAGGTTTGAcactgctgctccctgggaaaCCAGCCAAGAcgtttagttttgttttgcttctcttcGTTGGGCTGGTTTTCCACACCCCTGCTGGGGTGGGGGTAAGGTACTATAAGATCCAGCATTCAGACAGCTGGCTGGGATGCTGGtgaggcagtgctgggggggacggagctgtgtgtgcatgtttagGAATCAATACAGTTTCCTGCAGCATCTCTGGCAATGCATGCCCAGACCAAGTGTTGTCTTGGGTTAACATGTGCTACTTGCTTAGTAGCCCTCTCGTGGGGTTATATGGCTCTTTAATTGCCCTAGAGATAAACAGGATTCTCTGGGTTGTAATACATCTATAAATGACAGTGATTGATGATGTATAACCTTGGGCAAGTTGCTGGGCTTCCTGCACTTGCAGAGCTGGAGGATAAGGCTGCTTCCCCCTAACAGGGAGGCAGTAACAGTGCAGCAGCTAATATCTGGAGGTAACTGGTCGGGAGTGAAGGGAACTGATGTATCCCAGCTAAATCTCTAgaactttgctttgcttcactTCCAAACTGCTTTCTAGGATACTTCTCTGTTGGCAGTTAGCAAAACCTGGCAGAGAGGCTTAAATCCTTCAGAGGTGATTACTCTCACATCCGCTTTCCTTTCCTTGGGGGTTTAAGTCCCAGCGCTTTCCTTTCCTTGGAGGTTTAAGTCCAAgtgcatttttcctgtttcacaataaccagcagctgccagggcacagcCTAGTACATTAATACAGAGATCTCTGACCTAAGGAAGGAGGATGGGTGTCTAAGTATGAAAATGCTTTCAAGAAATTTCTTTATCCCAAGTAAGCTACGTGtaagaaaaacacacagacaaCTGTCTAGACAAAACTCCTAGGCATTCCCAGTCCTGCCCAGACCCAACTCCTGCGAAAGCTCCAAACCTTCTAGTAAACAACAGCCTGTGTTTAAATCCCCATACTCCAAAATATTTGAAGTCAAAGTctagtcttttcttttttgcctttgcCTCTGATGTACTGACTCAAGTGTCATATCGTAGCATTATTGGGCTAGTGGAAGGACTGGTGATGGAAGAGGCCAGGGTGTTAGTGGGGTGACTGTTGCTAGTGGCAGTACAAAGCTTCTGGAGGAGCTGGCATTGTGCAAATGCTTCTGATCATACCACGCTGCAAACCATATGGTGctgctttcctcccttctgATCTGTGTCCATCTGTCTTCTCAAAATGTTCACCCTGACTTGTGTACTGACACAGATGGAGCcatgctttgtttctctctctctcttgcaCTTGTGCTACAAGCGATGGCAGCACTAGAGCCATCAAAGCCCTCTGCTTGTCCCTAGAGCTACTGCAAGGTTCACGTACAGAACAAACCCCTCTACagcaggctgtgctggcagggTTATTGAGGCTGGCAGTCCCAGGCAGAGGAGTGAGGTGAGCAGTCCTGCGGAGCTCAGGGAGCCTCTTCTGCTCCTGCCTACCACAAGACACACAACTCTCTCTAGATCCAAGCCTGGAAGGCTGGTACTCCCCAGCTGTAGTGTGCCGCAGGAACAAAGAGCATCACCAATGGCTTGAGTTGTTGGGGCAGCAGGAATTGTGCACAGCTGCCCTGCAAAGGAAGACCAAAGTCAGACCCACCAGTCTGCTCACCTCTGAGCACAGGAGTAAGACACACCTCCAAAACCCCataaagggcttttttttttttttttggcactgcACAGAGGACCTACACAGCCTGTGTAGTAACCCATCTGTCTCCAGCTGTGCCAAGGGTTCAGTCCTGTCCCATGCAGGGCAGGCTCAGTGATAGTGCTGGGGTCTCCAGGTAACACACTAAGAGGGAATCACTCTGTACCAGCTTGTGAAGAATTACAAGGCAGCACTGACTAGCAAGTGGGGTCACGCTCATGACCTGGAAATGAAAGGCTGCCTCTCCCACTCCGTCCTTGCATTccctcattttccttcctttacaGCCTCCCTCTAGCTCTGTTGCCTGCTATGTTCTCTAacactgctggcagcacagctcaggt
Encoded proteins:
- the LOC106029971 gene encoding uncharacterized protein isoform X1 — its product is MFSWHRSFALAAPWRRGKKSPPAEDKVVLTHMKILSNEGIQNPALTPEAPTDAACTEEPHLPGASLPQDCQGSPNVAVPPADPDCADAPAGTDYVATLPDLSTFESKCQLHRLSKFESEDSGVELPSGANSPSTPTGSEKSFVLHNRDSFCDSGVLSTSSSPEIDHLIMRTCKERARKVSHQGPESEKQAEYYSQESDAVQVPTAPLDNFSVSQEGEDPDEHFDQSERQSLEKEPAPEMDLPRESTLPTPDPVEEPKTIADNYPETFGSMQDLQIPGHPLKKYPTSDSLDEYMDECCRLSEVNQGNSKALGSGLGYLEHICQLIEKIGQLQEHNLRLQKQVCSLQKEQKMSQLKEEYLMQHCSCGAASVFLNSYQDVKTFFAGRSRPHSLLVQTGNPSDLSIIPEIGANTEKLSGCSGSERHAESGNSQPMSGLRKLSNNRNNKENEFTEAGSMAEGQAFPSKDPAARKGLDTSKNCSGESHAWGRMRDLMRKTRLRNQSKLGLSSAALKRSCPQLYRPDITTSELRKTERNSMIVLGQNTKNENIWPF
- the LOC106029971 gene encoding uncharacterized protein isoform X2, which gives rise to MLRSLLSGCLCPHAGKKSPPAEDKVVLTHMKILSNEGIQNPALTPEAPTDAACTEEPHLPGASLPQDCQGSPNVAVPPADPDCADAPAGTDYVATLPDLSTFESKCQLHRLSKFESEDSGVELPSGANSPSTPTGSEKSFVLHNRDSFCDSGVLSTSSSPEIDHLIMRTCKERARKVSHQGPESEKQAEYYSQESDAVQVPTAPLDNFSVSQEGEDPDEHFDQSERQSLEKEPAPEMDLPRESTLPTPDPVEEPKTIADNYPETFGSMQDLQIPGHPLKKYPTSDSLDEYMDECCRLSEVNQGNSKALGSGLGYLEHICQLIEKIGQLQEHNLRLQKQVCSLQKEQKMSQLKEEYLMQHCSCGAASVFLNSYQDVKTFFAGRSRPHSLLVQTGNPSDLSIIPEIGANTEKLSGCSGSERHAESGNSQPMSGLRKLSNNRNNKENEFTEAGSMAEGQAFPSKDPAARKGLDTSKNCSGESHAWGRMRDLMRKTRLRNQSKLGLSSAALKRSCPQLYRPDITTSELRKTERNSMIVLGQNTKNENIWPF